One Streptomyces sp. ML-6 genomic region harbors:
- the nadA gene encoding quinolinate synthase NadA, producing MRDVTTAHPAQELDAQPTPLALLLLGREADPRSERGVECPGDLPSPSDPDLVERARAAKEKLGDKVFVLGHHYQRDEVIQFADVTGDSFKLARDAAARPEAEYIVFCGVHFMAESADILTTDDQKVVLPDLAAGCSMADMATAEQVAECWDVLTEAGIAEQVVPVSYMNSSADIKAFTGRHGGTICTSSNAKRALEWAFEQGEKILFLPDQHLGRNTAVRDLGMSLEDCVVYNPHKPNGGLTAEELRDAKMILWRGHCSVHGRFSVESVNEVRERIPGVNVLVHPECKHEVVAAADHVGSTEYIIKALEAAPAGSKWAIGTELNLVRRLANRFAAEDKEIVFLDKTVCFCSTMNRIDLPHLVWALESLAEGNLVNRIEVDPETEKYAKLALERMLALP from the coding sequence GTGCGTGACGTGACCACGGCCCACCCCGCCCAGGAACTCGACGCCCAGCCGACGCCCCTCGCCCTGCTCCTGCTCGGCCGCGAGGCCGACCCCCGGAGCGAGCGCGGCGTCGAGTGCCCCGGCGACCTGCCATCCCCGTCCGACCCGGACCTGGTGGAGCGCGCCCGTGCCGCCAAGGAGAAGCTCGGGGACAAGGTGTTCGTCCTCGGCCACCACTACCAGCGCGACGAGGTCATCCAGTTCGCGGACGTCACCGGCGACTCCTTCAAGCTCGCCCGGGACGCGGCGGCGCGGCCGGAGGCCGAGTACATCGTCTTCTGCGGTGTGCACTTCATGGCCGAGTCCGCGGACATCCTGACCACGGACGACCAGAAGGTCGTGCTGCCGGACCTGGCGGCGGGCTGCTCCATGGCGGACATGGCCACCGCCGAGCAGGTCGCCGAGTGCTGGGACGTGCTGACCGAGGCCGGGATCGCCGAGCAGGTCGTGCCCGTCTCGTACATGAACTCCTCCGCCGACATCAAGGCGTTCACCGGGCGGCACGGCGGCACCATCTGCACCTCGTCCAACGCGAAGCGGGCGCTGGAGTGGGCCTTCGAACAGGGCGAGAAGATCCTCTTCCTGCCCGACCAGCACCTCGGCCGGAACACCGCGGTCCGGGACCTGGGGATGTCGCTGGAGGACTGCGTCGTCTACAACCCGCACAAGCCGAACGGCGGCCTGACCGCCGAGGAGCTGCGTGACGCGAAGATGATCCTGTGGCGCGGGCACTGCTCGGTGCACGGCCGCTTCTCGGTCGAGTCCGTGAACGAGGTGCGCGAGCGGATACCGGGCGTCAACGTCCTGGTGCACCCGGAGTGCAAGCACGAGGTCGTGGCCGCGGCCGATCACGTCGGCTCGACGGAGTACATCATCAAGGCCCTGGAGGCGGCCCCGGCCGGCTCGAAGTGGGCGATCGGCACCGAGCTGAACCTGGTGCGCCGACTGGCGAACCGGTTCGCGGCCGAGGACAAGGAGATCGTCTTCCTCGACAAGACGGTCTGCTTCTGCTCGACGATGAACCGCATCGACCTGCCGCACCTGGTGTGGGCCCTGGAGTCGCTGGCCGAGGGCAACCTGGTCAACCGGATCGAGGTCGACCCGGAGACGGAGAAGTACGCGAAGCTCGCGCTGGAGCGGATGCTGGCGCTGCCGTAG
- a CDS encoding tetratricopeptide repeat protein, which produces MVREADDGGREPVGTALCVVCEEYADERTFPRLTGAVARMEEIAGLLEGLGIETHVVDGGNPSRAAFEEALTSWSEGWLETGAAKPAVIVWSGHGVLVDDELRLALCDLDLDVERAVRDARALRRGVPAGTLINDAVASGADQILVVIDTCYAGDAVGRGLEKALRRWETLSMPPGRVKWLGIVASCQRNETSDGAGPLLTALSEVLRAGPVTTEYRSAWSAHNELVSGPDLLAALGERWRGEGQTPVLAALGTGRPVFPNPRHAPGTPARLVEHLVQAARGVGYHEEGWFFTGRKEVLGRITAWLEADGAGLFLVTGPAGCGKSAVLGRIATLLDPGQRKEAEARGDLREGDPDPGPRPGRSLASVHLRGLSPRLAASELARQLGLPEPRNADDFRGELRELSPQPVLVLDGLDEVPAEHLRAMIEELVFPLARTSPVLLGSRDRAFRGHLTEEGFGDETLPAALARLIGADVVTADLEREPHTREDIAEYAFRRCTAAGFPEDRAREAGDAVAARATAVGGGFLFARLVTGSLSAGGRGAGEDRWPAGLPGSIEAAFEADLGAGPVRVLPDGTELPSAARDLLTALAWTAGRGMPAGGVWEEVAGALGGPDVSYGESDVDWVLSAYGRYVVEDVEDGQAVYRLYHREFVSYLAGREGPGGGEAGEVVLAALVGHVERRVVGGDRAAVDPYVVRGLAPHAARAGAAGIGMLRGLVERAGAGAAPFLAEALQRFSGRLGTEGDPDGALDAAREALALYGELEQAAPGVHGPAVVRALVNVANRYADIGDREGALAPAREAVALQRRLAGAKDAEDGASLPDLALALGTLGRRVHDIGDREGALALTRDAVAIHRQLAARNPAAFRPGLATALNNLAVGLAAVGERRAAVPPARESVEIHMELAASHPEEFLAGLAHALTNLANSLKAVGSHPEALPHAEAAVRANRKVAELRPAVPRSALAGSLTNLSVHREDVGDLAGCLAPAQEAVEICRELVARHPAVFRPELAAAVHNLADRLSALGDREGALAPAREAARLYAGLASEHPDVFQPDLARSLTSLANRTAAAGDRAAAVLFAREAVRIQRELAEKRPKAALPGLAAMLNNLAMHLVSAGEPGAALAHAEEGTALYRRLAAEDASAFLPELATALNNLGNHRASLGDVSGALAPGREAVSIRRALAARQPAAFRQDLATALANLAAHLNRAGDPAAGLRAAKEAVGLLRGLAEGQPALRSALAGSLGTLAQNLADTGSRKEALAPARESVRILRGLVDGAGGALLPELALALQNLSRHLGMNQDVAGAVDAAREAVAAHRTLARENPGAFGNALVSALAELTRALVRADDRASVIREFDEVVEEFATAHPATARRLGVERSVFLLGCPGPRASAGVRGLVSFLDGDDGADSVTVRARRALRAFGDTGSVRTVWEEETFTPAPAWLALSPEILDLAGSWMFAADWSRSRDFWSQNARALSGEEAVTALEELAFLDPRTARRHIALREAVLAHGVTAAYDPLILGEQLADWVDCADWAESRAFLRDHPRLLHTAPSEDTPLAHVAVLEVARTEGVDAAYRLVEDRDALQAYVERALAAGDGNALMHAAAVEGQVFDDKLSSLAHAQAAMVLSGVVESVEPDDLATLLPRAPEEIRARLQREILALSVQHAHPHGETWLRIVQALNGAA; this is translated from the coding sequence ATGGTGCGTGAGGCGGACGACGGCGGACGCGAGCCGGTGGGGACGGCGCTGTGCGTGGTGTGCGAGGAGTACGCCGACGAACGGACCTTTCCCCGGCTGACGGGGGCGGTGGCCCGGATGGAGGAGATCGCCGGGCTGCTGGAGGGTCTGGGGATCGAGACTCATGTGGTGGATGGCGGGAACCCGTCCCGGGCCGCCTTCGAGGAGGCCCTCACCTCCTGGAGCGAGGGCTGGCTGGAGACGGGGGCGGCGAAGCCCGCGGTCATCGTCTGGTCGGGACACGGCGTGCTGGTCGACGACGAGTTGCGCCTCGCGCTCTGCGATCTGGATCTCGACGTCGAGCGGGCGGTCCGGGACGCACGGGCCCTCAGGCGGGGCGTCCCGGCCGGGACGCTGATCAATGACGCGGTGGCGTCGGGCGCCGATCAGATCCTGGTGGTCATCGACACCTGCTACGCGGGGGACGCGGTGGGCCGGGGCCTGGAGAAGGCCCTGCGGCGCTGGGAGACCCTGTCCATGCCTCCCGGACGGGTGAAGTGGCTGGGAATCGTGGCGAGTTGTCAGCGCAACGAGACGTCGGACGGCGCCGGCCCCCTGCTCACCGCGTTGTCGGAGGTGCTGAGGGCCGGCCCCGTCACCACCGAGTACCGCTCGGCGTGGAGCGCCCACAACGAGCTGGTCAGCGGGCCGGATCTGCTGGCCGCGCTGGGGGAACGGTGGCGCGGCGAGGGTCAGACCCCGGTGCTCGCCGCCCTCGGCACCGGGCGCCCGGTCTTCCCCAACCCGCGCCATGCGCCCGGGACCCCCGCCCGGCTGGTCGAGCACCTGGTGCAGGCCGCGCGCGGGGTCGGGTACCACGAGGAGGGCTGGTTCTTCACGGGCCGGAAGGAGGTGCTGGGCCGGATCACCGCCTGGCTGGAGGCGGACGGGGCCGGGCTCTTCCTGGTGACCGGCCCGGCGGGCTGCGGCAAGTCCGCCGTGCTGGGCCGGATCGCGACGCTCCTCGATCCCGGGCAGCGCAAGGAGGCCGAGGCGCGCGGGGACCTGCGCGAGGGCGACCCGGACCCGGGCCCGCGCCCCGGCCGCTCCCTGGCCTCCGTGCACCTGCGGGGCCTGAGCCCCCGCCTGGCGGCCTCGGAGCTGGCCCGGCAGCTGGGACTGCCGGAACCCCGCAACGCGGACGACTTCCGGGGCGAGCTCCGCGAGTTGTCCCCGCAGCCGGTGCTGGTCCTCGACGGCCTGGACGAGGTGCCCGCCGAGCACCTCCGGGCCATGATCGAGGAGCTGGTCTTCCCGCTCGCCCGGACGAGCCCGGTCCTGCTCGGTTCCCGCGACCGCGCGTTCCGCGGCCACCTGACGGAGGAGGGGTTCGGGGACGAGACGCTGCCGGCCGCCCTGGCCCGGCTGATCGGTGCGGATGTCGTCACGGCGGACCTGGAACGGGAGCCGCACACGCGGGAGGACATCGCCGAGTACGCCTTCCGCCGGTGCACGGCGGCCGGTTTCCCGGAGGACCGGGCGCGGGAGGCGGGCGACGCGGTCGCGGCGCGTGCCACGGCGGTGGGGGGCGGGTTCCTGTTCGCCCGGCTGGTGACGGGCTCGCTGTCGGCGGGGGGCCGGGGCGCCGGGGAGGACCGGTGGCCGGCCGGTCTGCCGGGCTCCATCGAGGCCGCCTTCGAGGCGGACCTGGGCGCAGGGCCGGTGCGGGTCCTGCCGGACGGCACCGAACTGCCGTCCGCCGCACGGGATCTGCTGACCGCGCTGGCCTGGACGGCCGGACGCGGCATGCCCGCCGGGGGCGTGTGGGAGGAAGTCGCGGGCGCGCTGGGCGGCCCCGACGTGTCGTACGGCGAGAGCGACGTGGACTGGGTGCTGTCCGCGTACGGCCGCTATGTCGTCGAGGACGTGGAGGACGGGCAGGCGGTGTACCGGCTGTACCACCGCGAGTTCGTGTCGTATCTCGCGGGGCGGGAGGGGCCTGGGGGCGGGGAGGCCGGTGAGGTGGTGCTGGCCGCGCTGGTCGGGCACGTCGAGCGGCGGGTGGTGGGCGGCGACCGGGCCGCGGTCGATCCGTACGTGGTGCGGGGGCTGGCGCCGCACGCGGCGCGGGCGGGTGCGGCGGGGATCGGAATGCTGCGGGGGCTGGTGGAGCGGGCCGGGGCGGGCGCGGCACCGTTCCTGGCCGAGGCGTTGCAGCGCTTCTCCGGCCGGCTCGGGACGGAAGGGGATCCTGACGGGGCGCTGGATGCGGCCCGGGAGGCGCTCGCCCTGTACGGGGAACTGGAGCAGGCCGCTCCCGGGGTCCACGGGCCGGCGGTCGTCCGCGCGCTCGTCAACGTCGCCAACCGGTACGCCGACATCGGCGACCGCGAAGGGGCGCTGGCACCGGCGCGGGAAGCGGTCGCGCTCCAACGGCGCCTCGCCGGGGCAAAGGACGCGGAAGACGGCGCGTCCCTCCCCGACCTGGCTCTCGCCCTCGGCACTCTCGGCCGGCGCGTCCACGACATCGGCGACCGCGAGGGGGCGCTCGCGCTCACCCGGGACGCCGTCGCCATCCACCGGCAGCTCGCCGCGCGGAATCCGGCCGCGTTCCGCCCCGGCCTCGCCACCGCGCTGAACAACCTGGCGGTGGGTCTCGCGGCCGTCGGGGAGCGCCGGGCCGCCGTACCGCCCGCGCGGGAGTCGGTGGAGATCCACATGGAGCTGGCCGCGTCGCACCCCGAGGAGTTCCTGGCCGGCCTGGCCCACGCGCTGACCAATCTGGCCAACAGCCTCAAGGCCGTGGGAAGCCACCCGGAGGCTCTTCCGCACGCGGAGGCGGCGGTCCGGGCCAACCGGAAGGTGGCCGAACTCCGGCCCGCCGTCCCGCGGTCCGCCCTGGCCGGATCCCTGACCAACCTGTCCGTGCACCGGGAGGACGTCGGCGACCTCGCGGGGTGCCTCGCGCCCGCGCAGGAGGCGGTGGAGATCTGCCGGGAACTCGTCGCGCGTCATCCGGCCGTCTTCCGGCCCGAGCTGGCGGCCGCCGTCCACAATCTTGCGGACCGGCTCTCCGCCCTCGGGGACCGGGAGGGTGCGCTCGCTCCGGCGCGGGAGGCGGCGCGGCTGTACGCCGGGCTCGCTTCGGAGCACCCGGACGTCTTCCAGCCGGATCTCGCCCGGTCCCTGACCTCCTTGGCCAACCGGACGGCCGCCGCCGGGGACCGGGCGGCGGCGGTGCTGTTCGCGCGCGAGGCCGTGCGCATCCAGCGCGAACTGGCAGAGAAGCGGCCGAAGGCCGCCCTCCCGGGCCTCGCCGCGATGCTCAACAACCTCGCGATGCACCTCGTCTCCGCAGGTGAGCCCGGAGCGGCCCTGGCCCACGCCGAGGAGGGGACCGCCCTCTACCGCCGTCTGGCCGCCGAGGACGCGAGCGCCTTTCTCCCGGAGCTGGCGACGGCGCTCAACAATCTCGGCAACCATCGCGCCTCCCTGGGTGATGTGTCCGGGGCGCTCGCACCGGGCCGGGAGGCCGTCTCCATCCGCCGCGCCCTGGCAGCGCGACAGCCCGCCGCCTTCCGGCAGGACCTGGCCACGGCACTCGCCAACCTCGCCGCCCATCTGAACAGGGCCGGGGATCCGGCGGCAGGACTGCGGGCGGCGAAGGAGGCCGTCGGTCTTCTCCGCGGCCTCGCCGAAGGGCAGCCCGCCCTCCGTTCCGCTCTCGCGGGCTCGCTCGGCACCCTGGCGCAGAACCTCGCCGACACCGGCAGCCGGAAGGAGGCGCTGGCACCGGCGCGGGAGAGCGTCCGTATCCTGCGTGGTCTCGTCGATGGGGCGGGCGGCGCCCTCCTTCCCGAGCTGGCTCTCGCCCTGCAGAATCTCAGCAGGCACCTGGGGATGAACCAGGACGTCGCGGGAGCCGTGGACGCGGCGCGGGAAGCGGTCGCCGCCCACCGGACCCTGGCGCGGGAGAACCCCGGTGCCTTCGGGAACGCCCTGGTGTCCGCTCTCGCCGAGCTGACCCGGGCGCTCGTCCGCGCCGACGACCGCGCCTCGGTGATCCGGGAGTTCGACGAGGTCGTGGAGGAGTTCGCCACCGCCCACCCCGCGACCGCCCGGCGGCTCGGTGTCGAGCGGAGTGTTTTCCTGCTGGGCTGTCCCGGGCCCCGGGCTTCGGCCGGCGTGCGCGGGCTCGTGTCCTTCCTCGACGGGGACGACGGCGCGGACAGCGTGACCGTACGGGCCCGGCGGGCGCTCCGGGCCTTCGGCGACACCGGGTCCGTGCGCACCGTGTGGGAGGAGGAGACCTTCACCCCTGCCCCGGCCTGGCTCGCCCTGTCGCCGGAGATCCTGGACCTCGCCGGTTCCTGGATGTTCGCGGCCGACTGGTCCCGGTCGCGCGACTTCTGGTCCCAGAACGCCCGGGCCCTGAGCGGCGAGGAGGCGGTGACGGCCCTCGAGGAGCTGGCATTCCTGGACCCCCGCACCGCCCGGCGGCACATCGCGCTCCGCGAGGCCGTCCTCGCCCACGGCGTGACCGCCGCCTACGATCCGCTGATCCTCGGGGAGCAGCTGGCGGACTGGGTGGACTGCGCGGACTGGGCGGAGTCCCGGGCCTTCCTCCGGGACCACCCCCGCCTCCTGCACACCGCGCCCTCCGAGGACACTCCCCTCGCGCACGTCGCCGTCCTCGAAGTCGCCCGCACCGAAGGGGTGGACGCCGCGTACCGCCTCGTCGAGGACCGCGACGCCCTCCAGGCGTACGTGGAAAGGGCTTTGGCGGCCGGGGACGGCAACGCGCTGATGCACGCGGCTGCCGTCGAGGGGCAGGTCTTCGACGACAAGCTGTCCTCCCTCGCCCACGCCCAGGCGGCCATGGTGCTCTCCGGGGTGGTCGAGAGCGTCGAACCGGACGATCTGGCCACGCTCCTCCCCCGCGCCCCCGAGGAGATCCGTGCCCGGCTGCAGAGGGAGATCCTCGCCCTCAGCGTCCAGCACGCCCACCCGCACGGGGAGACATGGCTCCGGATCGTCCAGGCTCTCAACGGGGCTGCCTGA
- a CDS encoding efflux RND transporter permease subunit, protein MSWLSRFSLAQRALIGLISIVALVFGAIAIPQLKQQLLPTIELPVVSVLAPYQGASPDVVEKQVVEPLENSLKAVDGVTGITATASEGSAVIMASFDFGSEGTKQLVADIQQAVNRTRALLPDTVDPQVIAGSTDDIPAVVLAVTSDKDQQALADQLDRTVVPALEDISGVGQVTVDGVRDLQVSVTPDDKKLAAAGLNAMTLAQALQAGGATVPAGSFSESGKSRTVQVGGAFTSLKQIQDLRIVPQGGATGERGKPVRVGDVAKVEQEQATAVSLTRTNGRPSLAVMATMDKDGSAVAISDAVKDKLPDLRKDLGAGAELTVVSDQGPAVSKAISGLTTEGALGLLFAVVVILVFLASLRSTLVTAVSIPLSVVLALIVLWTRDLSLNMLTLGALTIAIGRVVDDSIVVLENIKRHLGYGEERQSAIITAVKEVAGAVTSSTLTTVAVFLPIGLVGGVVGELFGSFSLTVTAALLASLLVSLTVVPVLSYWFLRAPKGTALDDPDEARRRAEEKEARSRLQRLYVPVLRFATRRRVTSLAIAVVVLVATFGMAPLLKTNFFDQGEQEVLSIKQELAPGTSLAAADEAARKVEKVLADDKGVKDYQVTVGSSGFMAAFGGGTGSNQATYQVTLKDSGDFDATQKRIDTALGELDGIGDTTISAGDGFGSQDIGVVVKAADADVLRKASEKVRGAVAEVKDVTDVQSDLSQSVPRISVKPNARAADAGFDQSALGAAVAGAVRGTPAGKAVLDDTERDVVIKSAHPATTMAELKALPLGPVKLGQVADVELVPGPVSMTRIDGQRAATITAKPTSDNTGAVSAALEKEIDALELPEGATATIGGVTEDQSESFAKLGLAMLAAIAIVFMLLVATFRSLVQPLILLVSVPFAATGAIGLLVATDTPMGIPAMIGMLMLIGIVVTNAIVLIDLINQYRAQGMGVVEAVLEGGRHRLRPILMTALATIFALLPMALGVTGEGGFISQPLAVVVIGGLVTSTLLTLLLVPTLYAMVELRKERRAKKKAAKRAGKAGVAEPAGPGSDEARETEPARA, encoded by the coding sequence ATGTCCTGGCTGTCCAGATTCAGCCTCGCGCAACGGGCCCTGATCGGACTGATCTCGATCGTCGCGCTCGTATTCGGAGCGATCGCGATCCCGCAGCTCAAGCAGCAACTGCTGCCCACCATCGAGCTTCCGGTGGTGTCGGTGCTCGCCCCCTATCAGGGAGCGTCCCCCGATGTGGTCGAGAAGCAGGTCGTCGAACCGCTGGAGAACTCCCTCAAGGCGGTCGACGGGGTCACCGGCATCACCGCCACCGCCAGCGAGGGCAGCGCCGTCATCATGGCGTCCTTCGACTTCGGCAGCGAGGGCACCAAGCAGCTCGTCGCCGACATCCAGCAGGCGGTCAACCGTACCCGCGCCCTGCTTCCCGACACCGTGGACCCGCAGGTCATCGCCGGTTCGACCGACGACATCCCGGCGGTCGTCCTCGCCGTCACCTCCGACAAGGACCAGCAGGCGCTCGCCGACCAGCTGGACCGCACGGTCGTCCCCGCCCTGGAGGACATCAGCGGCGTCGGCCAGGTCACCGTCGACGGGGTGCGCGACCTCCAGGTCTCCGTCACCCCCGACGACAAGAAGCTCGCCGCCGCCGGGCTGAACGCCATGACGCTGGCCCAGGCGCTCCAGGCGGGCGGCGCGACCGTCCCGGCCGGTTCGTTCTCCGAGTCCGGCAAGAGCCGCACCGTCCAGGTCGGCGGCGCCTTCACCTCCCTGAAGCAGATCCAGGACCTGCGGATCGTCCCCCAGGGCGGGGCAACGGGCGAGCGCGGCAAGCCGGTTCGCGTCGGTGACGTCGCGAAGGTCGAGCAGGAGCAGGCCACCGCGGTCTCCCTCACCCGGACGAACGGCCGGCCGAGCCTCGCCGTGATGGCCACCATGGACAAGGACGGCAGCGCCGTCGCCATCTCGGACGCGGTCAAGGACAAGCTCCCCGACCTGCGCAAGGACCTCGGCGCCGGGGCCGAACTGACCGTCGTCTCCGACCAGGGCCCCGCGGTCTCCAAGGCGATCTCCGGCCTGACCACCGAAGGCGCGCTCGGTCTGCTCTTCGCCGTCGTCGTGATCCTGGTCTTCCTCGCGTCGCTGCGCTCGACCCTGGTCACCGCGGTCTCCATACCGCTCTCCGTGGTCCTCGCGCTGATCGTGCTCTGGACCCGGGACCTCTCGCTCAACATGCTCACCCTCGGCGCGCTGACCATCGCCATCGGCCGGGTCGTCGACGACTCGATCGTGGTCCTGGAGAACATCAAGCGCCACCTCGGCTACGGCGAGGAGCGCCAGTCGGCGATCATCACCGCGGTGAAGGAAGTGGCCGGCGCGGTCACCTCCTCGACCCTCACCACGGTCGCCGTCTTCCTGCCGATCGGCCTCGTCGGCGGCGTGGTCGGCGAACTCTTCGGCTCCTTCTCGCTGACCGTCACCGCGGCCCTGCTGGCCTCCCTGCTGGTCTCGCTGACCGTGGTGCCCGTCCTGTCGTACTGGTTCCTGCGCGCCCCCAAGGGCACCGCCCTGGACGACCCGGACGAGGCCCGCCGCCGGGCGGAGGAGAAGGAGGCCCGCAGCCGGCTCCAGCGGCTGTACGTCCCGGTGCTCCGCTTCGCGACCCGGCGCCGGGTCACCAGCCTCGCCATCGCCGTCGTGGTGCTGGTCGCCACCTTCGGCATGGCCCCGCTGCTGAAGACCAACTTCTTCGACCAGGGCGAGCAGGAAGTCCTCTCCATCAAGCAGGAGCTGGCCCCCGGCACCAGCCTGGCGGCCGCCGACGAGGCGGCCAGGAAGGTCGAGAAGGTCCTCGCCGACGACAAGGGCGTCAAGGACTACCAGGTCACCGTCGGCTCCTCCGGCTTCATGGCGGCCTTCGGCGGCGGCACCGGCTCCAACCAGGCCACGTACCAGGTCACCCTGAAGGACTCGGGCGACTTCGACGCCACCCAGAAGCGCATCGACACGGCGCTCGGCGAGCTCGACGGCATCGGTGACACCACCATCTCCGCGGGCGACGGCTTCGGCAGCCAGGACATCGGCGTCGTGGTCAAGGCCGCCGACGCGGACGTGCTGCGCAAGGCGTCCGAGAAGGTGCGCGGCGCGGTCGCCGAGGTCAAGGACGTCACCGACGTCCAGAGCGACCTGTCGCAGAGCGTCCCGCGGATCTCGGTGAAGCCCAACGCCCGGGCGGCGGACGCCGGCTTCGACCAGAGCGCGCTCGGCGCGGCCGTCGCCGGAGCGGTGCGCGGCACCCCGGCCGGCAAGGCGGTCCTGGACGACACCGAGCGGGACGTCGTCATCAAGTCCGCCCACCCGGCCACCACCATGGCCGAGCTGAAGGCCCTCCCCCTCGGCCCGGTGAAGCTCGGCCAGGTCGCCGACGTCGAACTGGTCCCCGGCCCGGTCTCGATGACCCGGATCGACGGCCAGCGCGCCGCCACCATCACCGCCAAGCCCACCAGCGACAACACCGGCGCGGTCAGCGCCGCGCTGGAGAAGGAGATCGACGCGCTGGAGCTCCCCGAGGGCGCCACCGCCACCATCGGCGGGGTCACCGAGGACCAGAGCGAGTCGTTCGCCAAGCTCGGCCTGGCCATGCTGGCGGCCATCGCGATCGTCTTCATGCTGCTGGTGGCGACCTTCCGGTCCCTGGTCCAGCCGCTGATCCTGCTGGTCTCCGTCCCGTTCGCGGCCACCGGTGCGATCGGCCTGCTCGTCGCCACCGACACCCCGATGGGCATCCCGGCGATGATCGGCATGCTGATGCTGATCGGCATCGTGGTGACCAACGCGATCGTGCTGATCGACCTGATCAACCAGTACCGGGCCCAGGGCATGGGCGTCGTCGAAGCGGTCCTCGAGGGTGGCCGCCACCGGCTCCGCCCGATCCTGATGACGGCCCTGGCGACGATCTTCGCCCTGCTCCCGATGGCGCTCGGCGTCACCGGCGAAGGCGGCTTCATCTCGCAGCCGCTTGCCGTCGTGGTGATCGGCGGCCTGGTCACCTCGACCCTGCTGACCCTGCTCCTGGTGCCGACGCTCTACGCGATGGTCGAACTCCGCAAGGAGCGCCGCGCGAAGAAGAAGGCCGCCAAGCGGGCGGGGAAGGCGGGCGTCGCGGAGCCTGCCGGACCCGGGTCCGACGAGGCCCGGGAGACCGAGCCCGCGCGGGCCTGA
- a CDS encoding response regulator transcription factor, protein MTPPIKVLLVDDQALLRSAFRVLVDSEADMEVVGEAADGAQAVELARSTRADVVLMDIRMPGTDGLTATRMISADPELSGVRVVMLTTFEVDEYVVQSLRAGASGFLGKGAEPEELLNAIRIAAAGEALLSPAATKGLIATFLAQGGSSDDEGPSAAEYSERLAALTGREREVLVLVAGGHSNDEIAERLVVSPLTVKTHVNRAMAKLGARDRAQLVVIAYESGLVRPRVE, encoded by the coding sequence ATGACACCGCCCATCAAGGTGCTGCTCGTCGACGACCAGGCGCTGCTGCGCAGCGCGTTCCGGGTACTGGTCGACTCGGAGGCCGACATGGAGGTGGTCGGCGAGGCGGCGGACGGCGCGCAGGCCGTGGAACTCGCCCGCTCCACCCGGGCCGACGTGGTGCTGATGGACATCCGGATGCCCGGCACGGACGGGCTCACCGCGACCCGCATGATCAGCGCCGATCCGGAACTCTCCGGCGTACGGGTCGTCATGCTCACCACCTTCGAAGTGGACGAGTACGTGGTGCAGTCGCTGCGGGCCGGGGCGTCCGGCTTCCTCGGCAAGGGGGCGGAACCCGAGGAACTCCTCAACGCCATCCGGATCGCCGCGGCCGGCGAGGCACTGCTCTCACCGGCCGCGACCAAGGGCCTGATCGCCACCTTCCTCGCCCAGGGCGGCAGTTCGGACGACGAGGGCCCGAGCGCCGCGGAGTACTCGGAACGGCTCGCCGCGCTCACCGGCCGCGAGCGCGAGGTGCTCGTCCTGGTCGCGGGCGGCCACTCCAACGACGAGATCGCCGAGCGGCTCGTCGTCAGCCCGCTCACGGTCAAGACCCATGTGAACAGGGCGATGGCGAAGCTGGGCGCCAGGGACCGGGCCCAACTGGTGGTAATCGCCTACGAATCGGGCCTGGTGCGCCCCAGGGTGGAGTAA